One window of the Palaemon carinicauda isolate YSFRI2023 unplaced genomic scaffold, ASM3689809v2 scaffold114, whole genome shotgun sequence genome contains the following:
- the LOC137635334 gene encoding uncharacterized protein encodes MPKQRKSRSQKCRAKTEAGNVAACTPVKVTTESSPTSDPNPRYGKDLCQEQRDSSYKKQKDSSSKEQEDSSSQAQKDSSSKKQKDSSSEKQKNSSSKEPENFSSEEKQNSSSEEQENSSSKEPENSSSKEPKNFSSEEQENSSSKELENFSSEEQENFSSKEQENFSYREQENSSSEEQETFSYKEQELSSSKEQEIFSSQEQELSSSKEQEIFSSQEQELSSSEKQELFSSQEQELSSSQEQELSSSELQELSSSEKQELFSSQEQELSSSQEQELSSSELQELFPSQEQELSSSQEQTNSCEIESAITNLCVIGDSTLTELREYSERSWESIVEVRHWLEKPDKPAAEKDPSKRGEHVINNGVLKIYRDVVEEFVAYAFGTNLRHLENNVLLEDSSVLRAIREPVPCDVMYQISDVMVVHLQRSYMDSNAKAFGEKLDIVKGVCFGYMRSLYKPSYFSSLNGMERNIVALVEDFIRGGFFIDDDALAIWCKRRNSIQVFEQARNKVESMLRRLIPHRGNNPLSDWVCDLCKRHVISVRIHNISRDVVEEFVRNVLEGNLKLSDLENKTLSKNSSVLRAIRELDCPKVMHLLRLELAVDIRYADSYQDYSVAGKIQQIKKVFVTHMKSIYGKYVPPSQTDIVLVEDFIANEEYVDKDALKIWLGNGKNANTYKEVSGRVGSVLRRMIPCGRNNLLAIWVNELYNAAERLLEQRR; translated from the coding sequence ATGCCGAAGCAACGAAAAAGCCGTTCGCAGAAGTGTCGGGCGAAAACAGAGGCCGGAAATGTCGCTGCTTGTACTCCAGTTAAGGTAACGACCGAGTCTAGTCCAACGAGCGACCCCAATCCTAGGTACGGAAAGGACTTGTGTCAAGAACAAAGAGATTCATCTTATAAGAAACAAAAAGATTCATCATCTAAGGAACAAGAGGATTCATCATCTCAGGCACAAAAGGATTCATCTTCTAAGAAACAAAAGGACTCATCATCGGAGAAACAAAAAAATTCTTCATCTAAGGAACCAGAGAATTTTTCATCTGAGGAAAAACAGAATTCTTCATCTGAGGAACAAGAGAATTCTTCATCTAAGGAGCCAGAGAATTCTTCATCTAAGGAGCCAAAGAATTTTTCATCTGAGGAACAAGAGAATTCTTCATCTAAGGAACTAGAGAATTTTTCATCTGAGGAACAAGAGAATTTTTCATCCAAAGAACAAGAGAATTTTTCATATAGGGAACAAGAGAATTCTTCATCTGAGGAACAAGAGACTTTTTCATATAAGGAACAAGAACTTTCTTCATCTAAGGAACAAGAGATTTTTTCATCTCAGGAACAAGAACTTTCTTCATCTAAGGAACAAGAGATTTTTTCATCTCAGGAACAAGAACTTTCTTCATCTGAGAAACAAGAACTTTTTTCATCTCAAGAACAAGAACTTTCTTCATCTCAGGAACAAGAACTTTCTTCATCTGAGTTACAAGAACTTTCTTCATCTGAGAAACAAGAACTTTTTTCATCTCAAGAACAAGAACTTTCTTCATCTCAGGAACAAGAACTTTCTTCATCTGAGTTACAAGAACTTTTTCCATCTCAGGAACAAGAACTTTCTTCATCTCAGGAACAAACGAATTCATGTGAGATAGAAAGCGCTATAACCAATTTATGCGTCATAGGAGATTCAACACTTACTGAGCTCAGAGAGTATAGTGAGAGAAGTTGGGAAAGTATTGTTGAAGTACGGCACTGGTTGGAAAAACCTGACAAGCCCGCAGCGGAAAAAGATCCTTCTAAACGAGGAGAACATGTCATCAACAACGGGGTTCTGAAGATTTACAGGGACGTCGTGGAAGAATTTGTTGCGTATGCTTTTGGAACAAACCTGAGACACCTGGAAAATAATGTATTACTGGAAGATTCCAGTGTCCTTCGAGCTATTAGAGAGCCGGTTCCTTGCGATGTTATGTATCAGATTTCTGACGTAATGGTCGTTCACTTACAGAGGTCATATATGGATAGCAACGCTAAAGCTTTCGGTGAAAAGTTAGATATAGTGAAAGGAGTTTGTTTTGGATACATGAGATCTTTATACAAGCCCTCTTATTTTTCAAGCCTAAATGGTATGGAAAGGAATATCGTTGCGCTAGTAGAGGATTTCATCAGAGGGGGATTTTTCATTGATGATGATGCCCTTGCCATCTGGTGTAAACGGCGTAATAGTATTCAAGTCTTTGAGCAAGCCAGAAACAAAGTTGAATCTATGCTCAGGAGACTCATTCCTCATCGCGGGAACAACCCACTATCTGACTGGGTCTGCGATCTATGTAAAAGACACGTCATCAGCGTTAGAATTCACAACATTTCCCGGGATGTTGTCGAAGAATTTGTTAGGAATGTTCTGGAAGGAAACCTAAAGCTGAGTGACCTAGAAAATAAGACGTTGAGCAAAAATTCCAGTGTTCTTCGAGCTATAAGAGAGTTGGACTGTCCCAAAGTTATGCATCTGCTTCGCTTAGAATTGGCTGTCGACATACGGTATGCGGACTCTTATCAGGATTACAGTGTGGCAGGGAAAATCCagcaaataaaaaaagtttttgttacccATATGAAATCTATATACGGAAAATATGTTCCTCCTAGCCAGACAGACATAGTGCTTGTGGAGGATTTCATTGCAAATGAAGAGTATGTTGATAAAGATGCCCTCAAAATTTGGCTTGGCAATGGAAAAAACGCTAATACTTACAAGGAAGTCAGCGGTAGAGTTGGATCGGTGCTCAGGAGAATGATTCCTTGTGGTAGGAATAACCTGCTGGCTATCTGGGTAAATGAACTGTACAATGCTGCAGAAAGGTTACTTGAACAAAGGAGATAA